A stretch of Spirosoma oryzicola DNA encodes these proteins:
- a CDS encoding COX15/CtaA family protein, with amino-acid sequence MINSSNLINKKEQRFQSLVLLTILIVYLVVLAGGIVRGTGSGMGCPDWPKCFGRWIPPTEASQLPSNYQAIYGAKLKGEIEFNAVKTWIEYVNRLLGVLSGFFVFATLITSFQYWRKDKAIVIGSIAAFLLIGANGWLGSRVVATELAQYLISFHLLLAILVVLSLLFVFVRANPEQVKSMTNGRKESRVAWLLLLTLFLTLGQLLLGTTVRETLDEAIKRLGYGQRDSWIDNLDWRFYVHRSFSLVILAFHVAVIYQLRKLGKNGWISAIATWLIVMVFIEILTGVIMAYMAVPAAAQPIHLLLAIIIIGLQFVAWLMCMPRIGLAQKSAQPIYELKI; translated from the coding sequence ATGATCAATTCAAGCAACCTCATTAACAAAAAAGAACAGCGATTCCAGAGTCTGGTGCTTTTAACAATACTAATCGTCTACCTAGTTGTGTTAGCTGGTGGTATTGTTAGAGGAACAGGTTCTGGAATGGGCTGTCCTGACTGGCCTAAATGCTTCGGACGTTGGATTCCTCCTACAGAAGCGTCTCAATTACCTTCTAATTACCAAGCCATTTACGGAGCAAAGCTGAAGGGCGAAATTGAGTTCAATGCTGTAAAAACATGGATTGAATATGTAAACAGGTTGCTGGGCGTATTATCCGGCTTCTTTGTTTTTGCTACGTTAATTACTTCATTTCAATACTGGCGGAAAGACAAAGCGATTGTCATTGGTAGTATCGCTGCTTTTCTGCTGATAGGGGCAAATGGCTGGCTTGGTTCACGAGTGGTTGCAACGGAGTTAGCACAATACCTAATTTCCTTTCACTTACTACTAGCGATTTTAGTTGTTCTATCGTTACTCTTTGTCTTCGTTCGCGCAAATCCAGAGCAAGTGAAGTCAATGACGAATGGCCGCAAGGAAAGCCGTGTTGCCTGGCTTTTGCTACTTACCTTGTTTTTGACATTAGGGCAACTCTTACTCGGTACTACTGTTCGGGAGACGCTTGATGAAGCCATAAAACGTCTCGGTTACGGCCAACGGGACAGCTGGATTGACAATTTAGATTGGCGATTTTACGTCCACCGTTCGTTTTCATTAGTGATTCTGGCCTTCCATGTAGCGGTAATTTATCAGCTGCGAAAGCTTGGTAAGAACGGATGGATATCGGCAATCGCCACTTGGTTGATAGTCATGGTGTTCATAGAAATACTAACGGGCGTTATAATGGCGTATATGGCTGTGCCAGCCGCAGCTCAACCCATTCATTTATTGTTAGCGATCATAATAATAGGTTTGCA